The following proteins are encoded in a genomic region of Brachypodium distachyon strain Bd21 chromosome 1, Brachypodium_distachyon_v3.0, whole genome shotgun sequence:
- the LOC100825700 gene encoding hydrophobic protein OSR8: protein MGLGSCCCRCLEILCAILLPPLGVCLRHGCCSMEFWISVLLTILGYLPGVLYAAYVILSVDPDRVRRRGHDDDDDYIYVA, encoded by the exons ATGGGTCTGGGGTCGTGCTGCTGCCGGTGCCTGGAGATCCTGTGCGCcatcctcctcccgccgctcgGCGTCTGCCTCCGCCACGGCTGCTGCTCC ATGGAGTTCTGGATCAGCGTGCTGCTCACCATCCTCGGCTACCTGCCCGGCGTCCTCTACGCCGCCTACGTCATCCTCTCCGTTGACCCCgaccgcgtccgccgccgcggccacgacgacgacgatgactaCATCTACGTCGCCTGA
- the LOC100825391 gene encoding pentatricopeptide repeat-containing protein At3g25210, mitochondrial — MALLAAARRLPRSLRLLNPHRFTTSSSAPSFGNSEASAVPVWDPQSPVRTPPDEQFAAWVTRLRPGFTACDLADAINSEQDPDLALALFRWAALRPGFRHAPASYLAALTAASSGKRPVAAENLIHDILAGACGPDLQLFNACLRFCCDRRSLFPVAFDMFKRMSALPASAACRPNVETYTLLLSAVVRRVRRPPASLVYLHAIRSLSRQMKASGVVPDTYLLNLIIKAYGRCLEIDDALKVFREMPLYGCEPNEFTYGYIVKAMFQKGRTDKGMVYLQEMREKGFVPSGGVYMTAVAGLALEWRFEESRQVLFDMLDSKRKPDMITYRTLLEELCRAARTEDAFVLLEELKERKCGALDQRMYSELLDGLHWISQPHQGNLPRRDRGSASDDRGSDD; from the coding sequence ATggcgctcctcgccgccgcccgccgccttccccgcagcctccgcctcctaaATCCCCACCGCTTCACCACCTCCTCTTCCGCCCCCTCGTTTGGGAACTCCGAGGCCTCTGCCGTCCCCGTCTGGGACCCGCAGTCCCCCGTCCGCACGCCGCCGGACGAGCAGTTCGCGGCGTGGGTCACGCGCCTCCGCCCGGGCTTCACCGCGTGCGACCTGGCCGACGCCATCAACTCCGAGCAGGACCCGGACCTCGCGCTCGCGCTCTTCCGCTGGGCCGCGCTCCGCCCGGGCTTCCGCCACGCCCCGGCCTCCTACCTCGCCGccctcaccgccgcctcctccgggaagcgccccgtcgccgccgagaACCTCATCCACGACATCCTCGCGGGGGCCTGCGGGCCAGACCTCCAGCTCTTCAACGCCTGCCTCCGCTTCTGCTGCGACCGCCGCAGCCTCTTCCCCGTCGCCTTCGACATGTTCAAGAGGATGAGCGCCCtcccggcctccgccgcctgccgccccAACGTCGAGACCTACACGCTCCTCCTCAGCGCCGTCGtccgccgcgtccgccgcccACCCGCGTCGCTGGTCTACCTCCACGCCATCAGATCCCTCTCCCGCCAGATGAAGGCCTCCGGCGTGGTACCGGATACCTACCTGCTCAACCTAATCATCAAGGCTTACGGGCGATGCCTCGAGATAGACGACGCCCTCAAGGTGTTCCGTGAAATGCCCCTGTACGGCTGTGAGCCGAATGAGTTCACCTATGGTTACATTGTCAAGGCCATGTTCCAGAAGGGTAGGACAGATAAGGGAATGGTGTATCTCCAGGAGATGAGGGAGAAGGGATTTGTGCCGAGCGGCGGTGTGTACATGACAGCGGTAGCCGGGCTAGCGTTGGAGTGGAGGTTTGAAGAATCAAGGCAGGTGCTTTTTGATATGTTGGATAGCAAGAGGAAGCCAGATATGATCACCTACAGGACGCTACTGGAGGAGCTCTGCCGAGCTGCGCGGACAGAAGATGCATTCGTGTTGCTGGAGGAGCTGAAAGAGAGGAAGTGCGGGGCATTGGACCAGAGGATGTACTCAGAATTGCTCGATGGCCTGCACTGGATTTCTCAGCCACATCAGGGTAACCTTCCTCGCCGTGACAGGGGCTCTGCCTCTGATGATAGAGGTTCTGATGACTAA
- the LOC100822918 gene encoding uncharacterized protein LOC100822918, whose product MEQGDDWFAPDKLQHVLACLLIALAAAGLAGRSSRPFLRRHALALGCAASLAVGAAKEAVDEAGLFGSSGASLRDAAADLLGVSLAASLVALAGRLRRRRREKKARDADATDGDMV is encoded by the coding sequence atggagCAGGGCGACGACTGGTTCGCCCCGGACAAGCTGCAGCACGTCCTCGCCTGCCTCCTCATCGCGCTGGCCGCCGCGGGGCTCGCCGGCAGGAGCTCCCGGCCTTTCCTCCGTCGCCACGCGCTGGCCCTCGGctgcgccgcctccctcgccgtcggcgccgccaaGGAGGCTGTCGACGAGGCTGGTCTCTTCGGGTCCTCCGGCGCCTCGCTcagggacgccgccgccgacctcctgGGCGTTTCCCTCGCCGCATCCCTCGTAgccctcgccggccgcctccgccgacgGCGCCGCGAGAAGAAGGCGCGAGACGCCGACGCCACGGACGGCGACATGGTCTGA
- the LOC100824782 gene encoding protein CDI, whose protein sequence is MSPPPAAPTNLTGAGAGTEEPFRVFVGYDSREDIAYRVCRRSLLRRSSIPLEIIPIVQDELRSAGLYWREREPTESTEFSFTRFLTPHLAGYRGWALFIDCDFLFVADVAELARMCAAAKPRHAVLCVHHDYAPKEATKMDGAVQTLYPRKNWSSMVLFNCGHPKNRAALTPDEVSTRSGAHLHRFAWLDDDEVGEVPFVWNFLVGHNRVDPDDVAGTTPRAIHYTSGGPWFERYKDCEFADLWIQERDAYEAEEKQDDDVAKPMAAAPVPSPAVSVDA, encoded by the coding sequence ATGTCGCCCCCACCCGCAGCCCCCACCAAcctcaccggcgccggcgccggcacggAGGAGCCGTTCCGCGTGTTCGTGGGGTACGACTCCCGCGAGGACATCGCGTACCGCGTGTGCCGCCGCTCGCTGCTGCGCCGCTCCTCCATCCCGCTCGAGATCATCCCAATCGTCCAGGACGAGCTCCGGTCAGCGGGGCTGTACTGGCGGGAGCGAGAACCCACGGAGAGCACGGAGTTCTCCTTCACCCGCTTCCTGACGCCGCACCTCGCCGGCTACCGCGGCTGGGCGCTCTTCATCGACTGCGACTTCCTCTTCGTCGCCGACGTGGCCGAGCTCGCCCGCATGTGCGCGGCGGCCAAACCTCGCCACGCCGTGCTGTGCGTGCACCACGACTACGCGCCCAAGGAAGCCACCAAGATGGACGGCGCCGTGCAGACGCTGTACCCGCGCAAGAACTGGTCCTCCATGGTGCTCTTCAACTGCGGGCACCCCAAGAACCGCGCCGCGCTCACCCCGGACGAGGTTAGCACCCGGTCCGGCGCGCACCTCCACCGCTTCGCCTGGCTCGATGATGATGAGGTCGGCGAGGTGCCGTTCGTGTGGAACTTTCTCGTGGGCCATAATCGGGTTGACCCGGACGATGTGGCCGGGACGACGCCGCGCGCCATTCACTATACTTCCGGTGGGCCGTGGTTCGAGCGGTACAAGGACTGCGAGTTCGCCGACCTTTGGATCCAGGAGCGGGATGCCTACGAGGCTGAAGAGAAACAAGACGACGATGTGGCGAAACCCATGGCGGCAGCACCAGTGCCATCGCCTGCCGTTTCCGTGGACGCGTGA